The genomic window ACAACTTTTGTGCCACCATAATATTAGTGTGGTAAATTGTTTGCaacacaataaaattaatatcaaacatAAACCACACAATATAAACTCGTATGTAACGTAcagtaatttttgtttaatatacgcagaaatactatttttttgcTCGTAGCAATccattttgacatacgagttATATTAGTTATCTGacgattaaattattaaaataatgcgatatgtttaaaattatatataattatgttaaaacattttttggtcaataatattaaaaagttattgtcTTTGGCCgccttatataatatagtccATTGAAACGTTACAATTTGAGGGACAAACTGaacatttgttaattttattaatgggACATGTAGAgggggtcaatacaagcttaaacccaagtttgtggggttaCCTCCCTTGTCCTGCGGCCGCCATCTTCGAAAAAGGGGTGAAAACACGTTTAGgtttaggagatatagccatCTCCTAAACCATCgtacaaaaaatttatgagaacATATTTTGTAGAAAATTGCTGTGCCTACAATTGTATTCGtttgattttttatcataaatccaaaattaaGCAGCACGATGAGGTTCACAATAtttcgacagttcacaatctcgcgagatagattacgaTCTAACGGTGTTGACAATTTTACGGCGACATATATAAGTTAAGCTACTTACTAGattcatatttagtttataaagtaaataaccCAACgatgtaaatgtattttttttttgtatttcgcGCGTATAAAGTGCAAATCTGGGACGTCGATCTTTGGTTGGTCATGACACCTTCCCCCGCTCTTAGGTCCCCACTCCCCGTCCTCCTCCATGCCGCAATGCAATGTAACGTTCAATTTTGTTGATAGCTGGGGGATTGCCGACCGCTCAGCTGTTACTAAAATTTCGTATTTGTCCCACatttcgtttattaaaacttaaattattacaccattgtgaaaatattaaacttagtGAATTAGTAACTGTTAGGATTAATTCAAATATCGAAATAGATCAGTGGACATGTCTGTGATAGGAAAAATAATCGCGCCTAATGTGTCGTATAAATTCGGAAAGTTGGGTGCGTCAATATTACCGGCGAAATATAAACGTACTTACTTTACATACACCCAAGAATTATCCCAACCTCTTGATAGATTACCGGAGTTTGTGACTGCTAAAGAGGCGTTTGAAAAATGTCTGAAATCTGGTAAGACATtttatacctacctactaaattattttagcaATTATTTGCCGTGTGGCATAAAGCAATCAGCGTGAGTCATCTGTTTGTATCTAGATCCCttgcatatttaattaatagaaatccAACCTTCCAATTTTCCAAGGATAAAAAGCTGAGTAggaaacaatattttagtGGTTTAGTAGAACACCTACTGGTTCTTATTAATGGACTTTGTACTTGTTGACCTCTTAAGTCAAAAagttttatgtaaatgttCTTTATTGCATGTTtagttcaaattaaaatacatattacctCATATgacattttacaatttttattccctaagttaaaactaaatatatctgTAGTCATTTATTCCACTTTATTGTACAATTGTGTTAAACAGAACACAGTTATTGGTGAGCATGAATAGATGATTGCCCTATCATGATAAACTGGGGCTTAAACAGTTAACAAGCGGTATATAGGCAGTTAATATACATTGATTATTTGAACCTTGGAAGACAAGTTCATATTACTTTAGGGCTTGCAATTTGTAGAACTTAAGTAACATTAactcaataaaataacatcaatttttttacatcaatttatttatgaatatttttagacTTTTGGTAAACTAGTGAAAAATCTTTGCATTTGTTaagaaatgattttatttaagacaataaaattagttttttaaatataaaaaaatgccatggcatattattataatgcatgtatatatatgaatataacATTGCATCAAACATCTCACTGAaaaacagaaatgttttattaattatttacaggtATTTCTAAATTACATCTTATATGCTTCAGAGCATCAACACAAAGTCACATATACGTATGAGGTAAAAcctaaaagtatttaaaactatacCAGCTCTTGTGAGCCTTGGCTCACACTGGAAATTAGCATTTTGTTGTGATAACAATAATATGTGTACATATCACACAtacaatatgtttataaatattaaaaacaaaagtaccttagtaaaaattctttatttgtctGCAAAATTAAGTGAGTGGATATAGAAGAAATCTGTTTGTGTACCATGTATGAAGGGTCTAAGGTTCATTCACCTCTAACCTGGTTTTTACATGTTCCCTTTGTAATAAGGTTAAGAACAATTTGTCGCCATTATAACCCTTATTGgttcaatatttttactagTCTAATGAAAGGAATCGTGAAATGTGGGTATTTATGTAAATGACGAAAATTGAGGATAACTATGACGTCCTTTGATAACAATTACCTATATTGAGAGCACTCAACAGGCAATTAATCATAGGAACTATCATCTTTAGTATGATTATAAATGAACGCAAAACCAATTgcattaatttgaaaatgcctttttaagtttttggaTGCAATAGATgattatgaattttaataagtaagaataggtttttatataaaaacgatTCTTATTGCAAGTTGCAGTGAAGTTTGTCTTAGCGATATCGATAcgtttacataatttataaattgctTACACAACACAACTAACGAGTAATTGTACCACTGTACTTATTGTCTCCATGTAgacaatgttatttttttataaaattgcacAGAAGTATCCATTAAATACGggaaaataatgataaataagcCTCATCACTCAAGCACTAAGCTTCAAACATTCATCCATCTTTACAAATCGATACacattcaaattttaaatgtgtgtaacacttaaaattttatacaaaaataattttatttttttccaaggACCTCTTATAGAGTATAGTGCTCCTTCAAACTAGCTTCTTCTCTCCCTATCTTGAGCATTTTTCTCCCAATCTCCCCACCAACTTTAAGCTCGTCAACCTACCAAGAGGAACGCGCTCGCGCAGAACACAGAACatccttgcgattctgtaactcactttttgaactcTCAGCTTTCGCAGCgacggtcgcgctcaaatcagtccgTTCGTTCTTCTcatcgtgaagcagtcattttatcatttggcattctgataaggagtgAGCTTCTAGTTTTTTGTTCATCAGAATgacaaatcgtaaaatgactgcttcacgactgatttgagcgtgaccatcgctgtgaaaaccgcagtgagagttcgaaaagtgagttacagaatcgcaaggctgagcACACAGGAAAATACTCCATATTAATAGTACGAGTTTCTCCATAGGTTTATAATTACAATCGTTTAATCACATTTCCAAACATATTGTTTATGTTATCCCTTATCGTAGAGGCGAGAATAAAAAAACGTCAAATACTCCAGAAATTGTATGGGTTATCAAGATTGTGACTTGctgtttttaaagtataaactTATCGCTTTTATTGCTATTATGAACCTTTTTAAGGCCCAATTatgcatatttaaatttactaaaatctAATAACGCCTGAGCAGTATGAATTTTGgatatttttatgtagaaAAGACTTTCAAATATGCTTCAATGGAATTTAGAACAAACTTGTATACGCATTTATAATATCAAGTTACATATctgttttttaatagaacgaGCATACGTTTTTTGCATTAATTGACTTACTGCCCCTAGACATATACAATGATAGAAGCCTCTTAAGTTTTCATTAAGGCTGTCTTATTTCTTTGGAAATAACTCcaaaaagtataatataaaatcgcTAATTTGCGAAAATGAACTGTACAAAAAAGGATTCATTTATGGAATTATGAAGGAATTTTTAAGGAGTAGGTAGGTACCTCTTGTTCATATTATCAGATAAACATATCCTAGTTATTCATTGTCcacaatactaatattaaattttcaataacgAAGCAATATGtagtattataaaactatatctTGCACTAATTGTTTATATACTGATACTCGTAATTGTATAtttcgatatatttttatattacaacatTGTTGCGAGTTAAAGACGAGCCCACATGCGTGCCCAATCTTGATCTAATTATAGAAAACACGATGCGAATTTACGTGTTATTTTGAATCAAAGCAATCAACCAGATAtcatttgatatttttgtaaaattttaacgtAATTCGCTACCTTTTGTATACGGGTTCGAGGTATTTAAATGACGAttcaaaatgatttttatacaaGTCTCTTTGTAAAATGTAGTCCGATAAAATTTGAGTCAAGCTTTAGATAACACATATAATCACAATAACACAAAACAggagaaatataaaataaataaagacaaaTAATGCTAAAATCGGCGGTCTTACTGCTAAAATCAGTTTCATCTATTTCATTccaatataaacataaataaaacttaattatgtactttataagcaattcaatttatatttaaaaaaggttcgcaagaattgttttattattctgACAGTAAGTTGAGGATAAATTTTGGAGGCGACCGTGGCATGGATCGCATTTTAGATAGGATGAGGTCTAGAAATCTTTCCTGTAAAATGATTCACGGAATGCAGAAAATGTGTAAATTAAAGAGCTCCAGGTCAATGTTGGATCTTTATTACATCAGTAAATAAAGTGAAATTAATCGTATTTATAAATGCTATATTTTGccatatgaatattttaatactattttgcGTAGTTGGGATTTCGTAATACACATACGTACACCGTactacttatttaattatttacttaatgtGTTACGCCTTAAAAGTAGTACTTACTATATCGTGGTTCgaatcaaattataataactaaatttgAGACATATTTCGTTCCAGGTCAAACGGTGTTCTCCCAAGGAGCTGCAGCCACCCCCTACCGACTACTGGACGCCATGACAGATGTCGGCAAGGATGCTTCATTGAGAGATATCAAGGTCGTCCATATGCATACAGAGATGGACGCTAAATATGTTACGCCTGAgtgtaaagatatttttaggtaaatgacattataaataaatacagaatGATGGAATttaacgttccttcatttaaCCCAATTCATGTGaccgtaataataataaactaccgAAAACAATTTTCACTTGAACTACAAAACTGGTTACAAAAATTACTTATCAATATCAACTTATCTTTACTAATCTAATTCAATATTAACTAATCTAAAACTATTCTTTACAGTAATACGTACaattagtaattataattatattattttagcaaTAATTCAAAAGAGAAATGCGGGCTTAAAATTGggtattaaatatgtattttgtgaATATTCTCTTTCTTCCTttacgtatatattttaactgtaACAATACCTGTCCACGTGGTATTCCTTAATTTTTGTACTAGCTGATctgaaattatcgtgattcatgtgcactttatctttttcatgtgtcctttttaattattttccctATCACTTATTACTATGTTtgcatatgttttaattgctttgttacTATTAGTTCGCATTCgtagtttaattttgtttaaataattaaatatgtctatatgttttgcacttcttgtgctcaccttatatatttttttatcacagTGGTGGCCTGAAAGCATCGCTCGAGAGCGATAATtccgccagttgctctccttttatttaataattttaattatacgatATTCcagtagttttaataaataatataatattttttattttggtctATTAatcaagaaaatattattttgtaaaacgatTGATTGACTTGCCCATTAATTAGTGTAAAGCGACACGATaaatcatttggtttttcaAATCTTCATtagacaaatataataaaaagtataatatcACTCAGGTGTTCAGAAAGCCCAATATTTGTTAACACGTTACAAACCTGTTGTCGAAGGAcgaattcaaatttaaacaaaataaataaaacaagaagCAAATTTTCATGTTATTAGATAGAAAAGatattctaatataaaatggttaaacttataaacataaactaataataataaaataatatacattgaaataaataacgaaacttaacataaactaaaatatatcattaaaaggagtccctttaggcaaggttccgaagatactggcagcgttcccccttaaATAAGTGAGACATAAGAAGCCGCTCTCCGACTTGAACCTCGTTATTAGAGTCACAAAATcactatttttgaagttatacttctttaggcgcgttatgaaaaatttatgagagtgaaattttacgatgcgcgcggaccgtgacacaaaattaacagaatgaagttgcctacggaagatgctacggcattggacataatttaaaaacaacattcaaataataatagaatttatgttacacttaatgtgagagaataatgataaatatttatttatttaatttttcaaatgtaaactgaactttattgactataatgactccttttccagtctttgataattaaattgtaattaattatttgcatgcaaaaaaaaaactatttttaataatgccaaagaagtataacttacatacgcgtacataagtacacgcacccttttttatcatattaggTACCTACATAAacacataataacaataataaacggctcgaACATGAACCTTTCCGCCAACATCGATTTTGTGTTTTAACACGTTCGCTGCGTTACGAGATCTATCAGATCTCTTGCAGGACTTTTGTATTGTGCGTTGAACATAATCGTGTTTTTTCACTCCTTGCGGGAGGGTCTAACTTGTAAAGTTCTTTAAGGATGAACaggacaaatatacatatttgcttCCTACTTAAAGCTGAATTCAaggacattaaaaaataaattagagatGGATTAGGTCCCTAACGCAcagttttgtaattattttaattccttgCGTTAGGAGATATGTCGGTACTCGTGAAATCGTACGCCTCGTAGACGCAAGAGATGGAGGATGGGATTTTTAGTGTTGTCCTAGAATCGACATTCGGGAAGTCGCGGGCACGTTTTGGAAATAACACTCGCGTATATACCAGCGtgttgattatttttgtatgataaaaaagtgtaaaaaacctattttattGCTGAGgtttctaacaaaaaatcaacgCCGGATTATACTGCTGCATCgtccagtaaaatatttgttttggaaaatgttcaaatttgCCCCCCATTGACTAATAATGACAGTGATtctgattatgaaatatttaacgatAAACCTTTTTCGTTGGAGCACACGCAGTTAAACAGCACTGACGcttctaaaaaaactaaacgaattGTTACCATTTGCGCGTAATGTACAAGCAATCAATGTGCTTAccatgttttaatgaaaaacactttgcataattaataaaacttttagaatcgataactgagatattattttattcccatCACTACTTACTACACATATTGAACTATCTTCGGGTGCGGTGCGAGATACAATcgatatctaatttttttttggtatttgtaGTTTATTCAAATGTCGTAACTGCGTGCGAACCTAGcaaaatataaagcaattaGCTATCTTTCACccacaaaaaattcaaaatatatgtcattgttttttggaagatataaattattttcaaaagtgtatttttaggaGACTGATTAGGTCTCAAACGCACCAGGGGATAGGCTTGTTACGAGATCTTTTAGGTCTCCAACGCACCagctgaaagttctttaaaaatgatggcgcagtgaacgtgttaataaatataataagtaggTACAATTATAAGCCAGAGCGTATCCTTAAAGTCGACTAATCTAACCTGTAAATTGATAACCatgaattatgtatattatataaaacggTTAAAAGTGTAATAAATGCAACATAAAGCATCTTATAAGGTAATTGACATTCGCTTATCACCAGTATTTGTAATCCGATAAGATTTCACTTATCTCGACATTGTACAAATATCTTTGACAGTTGTGATGGTATAAAAATGATagattctattattatttggaaTATTGTGGATCTTAAAAGTCCTAGGAGCTTTGAATGCTTTACTATTTTGAGGCTGATTTAATTGTAGCACAACTCTCTTCAAGTTTATTCTATTGTCTAAAttgtatatgttaataaaaaaggttcaaactGCTTTACCGGCAAGAAAGCCCAACTAACTCGCACATCTTCGCAAtcgcaattaatatttaacttaataatattcatttatagcATTTATAGCCAATGTACAATTTATCTAAATGAAAGTTCACAAAATCACCGagataatacatataacatcTAGGACTGCGGCTACCTCTCAATATTTTTCCCATCAcgacattaataatataataacccGGTCAGTAAATACTTCGTATAGGAATAAACAATCTATAGCATATAGTAAtcaaatatgttattttagaTCGGTATCACTATTTATGGCGGCGAATGTTCGCAAGGCAGTTTCTGAAGGGCGGTCTGACGCCATCCCCATATTCCTGCAGGACATCCCCAAGCTGTTCCACAGGAAGATCATCCAGCCTGACATCTCCGTAATTCAGGTGGGTTATACTGATGAAATTTCAATAGAATCCGGAAACATGACTTAACTGataaagggagcgttcaagtattacgtcacgcaatttttggagattattgacccccccccccatgtaacgggccgtaacgtttttctgtacccaagtacagtattgttcccaagtatagtaaaacgtttcgtgaccacctagtgactctttatagctaaaagttaccattatgtggtgtaaagtactggaaagtcgaaaataatattaacaataacgcgtatttcaatccccgccccgcatcgtaacttTCTACAAAAAGACctccccccccaaattcgttacgaaatacttgaacgctcccaaagacaaaaagtaatttagtagaacagtgtaaaacaaaaactttttttctGTATCCcttataagaataattatactttttttacaatgaaatgttttcgttcgttacaaattgtattaatttcaattttcaatttttgcTTCCTTGATAGGTATCTCCCCCAGATCAGCACGGCTACTGCAGTCTGGGAACCTCCGTGGACTGCGTCAGGGCAGCCCTAGTTAACTCCAAGATTATTATTGGTAAGGGCATTTTGGCTTTCTTGATTCAAGAGTTCCAATTTTTGACCAATGTAATTTTGTCCTACTACGGtgctgtttattttttttaattgctaaGCTTAATGTTAACTTAAATACCTATTATGACAAATATATCCAcctagtttataaaaaaaaacattttgacaGAAGATATATTTCAGTACAATGTAGATTTTATGACACGTTCTCATAACGATCTTGCATGGTCACGAAAGAGGATGAATCGAGAGACGTATGTCAGTACCGTGTGGTGATCCGTGGTCTCCGCCTACCCCTTTCGggaaatattcatatatttttaatacgcaccgcataatataagtttttatgaatGCCGGTCCAGATATGTTAAGGGCGATGTACAATTGAATACTTAACCAGAAAGTAGTAATGAGCGACGATTCTACTCTCCggttttttacacgctttatattaccttcacctgtatgtatgtatgtatgtaaccgactccttcggactcgattttgacccacttttaacggacagatttaattcaaactttgcgcacctgtcaaagatcgatgacaatgcaataatccgaaaaaaaatgaaaaaaatataaaaaatttaactgaaaaataaaaaataaaataaatatagttaaaaaaaactataaaacacgattttaaagcacatcaaacttaAAAGTGAAATATAATTCCTAATTGCTCGATAaacacagagcgccccacgctttttcacaataataccagtattttttgttcattaccattttcagtctaaattaggaattatttttcactttttagtttgatgtgctttaaaagcgtgttttctAGTTTTttcaactatatttattttatttccgtCTAATATTGACTAAAtacgttaaattattaaagaatgtTGCCAGAAAATTGatctaaatttgtattattatttccaGCCCAAATAAACTCTCACGTGCCTCGCACATTCGGTGACGCAATCATCCACATTTCTCATGTGGACTATGCGGTACAGGACCATATTCCATTACCTGAACATGGGGGTAAAGGGGGAAGTCCCGAGGAAATGAAGATTGGACAACTTATAGGAGATAATCTGGTTGAAGATGGAGCTACTCTGCAAATGGGTAAGTCTTTctccattatttttgtttgtcaGTTAATGCAGACTGTATCAagcgttttaaatattaaaactcgcCCTTATTATTAGTTTCGAAATATTTTGAGACAAAAACAAACCTCAAATAAGCGAAaggagtgttggcctagtaaaGTAAGAGCTTGCGTCTCTTGCGTTCGAATCGCAGCGTGGCCAGAGCCTTATCaaaatgaaacaataaataagagATACTTATATCTTTATGTTGTACTTTTAAATGCTGGACCATGTCGAtttgacataaaaatatatataaattaagatttacaataaattaccaaaatagAATCACCGactagagtctttaaaaaacgacttggtgtattacttttggaaaaaatttactattcaataaataattattatttgcgtgagacagTGTAGttgatatcaatttaataaagtatgatgtgatatgtacgatacaaataatataggaATTGACTtcgactaataatgtaaaatgtaaaattccttaagacaaatttgcgcgccattgtgtgtgacagaatatgcgaacttacgaccaccttacacatttttgtaccatattcttgcaataaataaattattattattattatcattgaaAGCTTTAATAACGTCATAAGATgtttaagatttataaaatataaatcgaAATATTAAGGGTTAGCAAggcagtaaaaaatatatttattgtatgttcCAGGTATTGGCAGCATCCCGGACGCGGTGTTGTCATCCTTAAAGAACCACAAGGATTTGGGTATTCACTCTGAGATGTTCAGCGTCGGAGTCATAGACCTTGTCAAACGTGGCTGCGTTACCAACAACAGGTAATTTTTTGTACTGATAAgaggccgttcaagtattacgtaagcagatttactgcaatgtATCCCCTCCCTTCCTTTTATCAGCAAAGTTCtcaatagtacataaacgtattatttttttgtaggaatcctcgaaaaagcatttcgtttttaagcatagacaatgttagggtaatatgtgtaaaaaaagaaaataattactgtCGACGTAGCaaccaaataagaaaaagaaaatatacttacgtaatacttgaataatAATCGTTCCTATGTACCTGTTTATATGTTACCTGTATATGCAATCTTTGAAGTTAATACCCTCTAGCCACTTTGGTAATTAATGACAATTCGTGTTatagaacctctataagtcgaacatcaagggtgacgccaaaaaattcgagttatagagttttcaacttatggaggatttcgacttaggcggattttgattcgacataaagagtttgaggtttattcttataaattttttttgttcgaacaatagagataataataaattccaaatgatcaagttgtaaaggttgtaaaataaaacgttcctatgttcgagatacagaggtcaaatttaatttttcgagttatagagtgaaaatatgtaccaaaatggcttggagggactcggtgattatttcgattaacagagggtcaagatttcaagtaatggaggttttggtgtttaaagggaagggaacaaaacattttttcgagatttggaggtttttgacttatcgaggttcgacttaacgaggttctactAGGAGACATTTTTGTCCGTAAAatagttaacaaataaataacatcggtattatttcacaaagaatttgaaataaaaaaaaatacttttaaattgcaTAGGTTCCACTCTAGTAACATGTTAACATAACCATTTTATATTTCCCAATTATATCCAGTTTGACTTCGGTGTGAATATGAAAATACCGTTACAATAATCTCAATCTACTTTACTTTGAGTGCCTCGAggtgaaattaaaaacactgtataagtgtatatatgtaaaaaattttttttcatattttcagAAAAAAGGTCCACAAGGGTCGCATCGTCGGTTCGTTCTTGGTCGGTAACCAGGAACTTTACAGTTTTGTTGACAACAATCCGTTTATTGGTGAGTTATTTATGCCACTGTCCCGACACGGCtgctgtatttatttaaaaaaatattaaaatagatttattttataaagccCGTGttactaaaaatttaatttagggGTGAAATAATATCCTAAATTCATGCAGTAGGTTTAAAGTTTATTCATcacaaacacacaaaaaacttTATGATATTTGTATAGAATTCATACAAATAACTATCCTTACTCATAACATAACTTGAAGATCGTCCTGTTTTTATAGCCAGTCATGTAGATTTCTCTATAGAAGAGAAATGTCAAATGCGCTCACCATAAACAATTCTAGAACTTTTTTCatggaattaataatatagaaaccgggcgtataaaaatatttaattactgagaatatataatataaataaatatgcttaaaaaataGAGATTAGCAAAACTGTGATATTTCTTCGAAAATCAACCCTCAACCTGCGTTATCTGGTATTGATATACTTGAAGAAGGGTTTAGTGTGCAGTAGGGAAGTTTTCAGTAGAAAAAAATAGatcataaacaaaaattgGTCATAGtccatgaaataaaaaaaaggttactactatttttacttaattagcTTTATCTAAACTTATTTACATCCCCGATCAAGCGATAAAACCTTCATAGAATATTttgaaatcataaaaaaatatttgcaaaaagattaatatttaaatgtttttccaGAAATGTTGGAGATTGATTACGTTAACAACACGCATATCGTGTCGCTTCAGCCTAATATGACTGCTATTAACTCGTGCATAGAGGTCGATCTCACTGGGCAAGTTTGTGCCGACTCCATCggtaagtaatattaaaaaaaaaaaaacagtattgAGGAAAGGACGTTACCCTATGTTGTTCCCACggatgtaagtgcgtgctcctatttcaccatgcctcctgctgatagaggacaaatctttgtttttaattttttttattattattaattatttaagatgtcatgtggaacatggtgtaatggtcgCAGCTctttacaaacgttgtgt from Pieris napi chromosome 12, ilPieNapi1.2, whole genome shotgun sequence includes these protein-coding regions:
- the LOC125054946 gene encoding 4-hydroxybutyrate coenzyme A transferase, which gives rise to MSVIGKIIAPNVSYKFGKLGASILPAKYKRTYFTYTQELSQPLDRLPEFVTAKEAFEKCLKSGQTVFSQGAAATPYRLLDAMTDVGKDASLRDIKVVHMHTEMDAKYVTPECKDIFRSVSLFMAANVRKAVSEGRSDAIPIFLQDIPKLFHRKIIQPDISVIQVSPPDQHGYCSLGTSVDCVRAALVNSKIIIAQINSHVPRTFGDAIIHISHVDYAVQDHIPLPEHGGKGGSPEEMKIGQLIGDNLVEDGATLQMGIGSIPDAVLSSLKNHKDLGIHSEMFSVGVIDLVKRGCVTNNRKKVHKGRIVGSFLVGNQELYSFVDNNPFIEMLEIDYVNNTHIVSLQPNMTAINSCIEVDLTGQVCADSIGTRMYSGFGGQVDFIRGAAESVDGRGKPIIAIVSATKRGESKIVPTLKQGAGVVSTRAHVHYVVTEQGIAYLFGKTLRQRAYELIKIAHPDHRESLEKAAFERLKCMPAP